A single window of Acinetobacter wuhouensis DNA harbors:
- a CDS encoding LysM peptidoglycan-binding domain-containing protein: protein MNTALKDKLYNITFTLHDLTHKPIPNLYYEIKNGKELVKKGNTNGQGEISLKYVGGNTLTVFVRKDIDKTMKKIGEIHTPSKNIKVKLISPKMKFDVTLLPHQEQGKYWRGTYKVKSGDTLSKIAEEHHTTVSALLALNPNIKSPNKIYQKQEIDIVEGNADAIIKLDENSTVKVPPVKKTGTVALDRKNKSSGSKSSASTDTKSKTIEQKTANTQPQPQPQPQPQPQPQPQPQPQPQPQPQPQPQPQPQPQPQPQPQPKAIESKKELTPPVSPQQKPVPPPPQKIEVQQEHNEDKKPVAVASLSGCVCKDYGIAWGKSGKFVNCEFRKKVIQICKDMWPNDIKNMANNLMACMHLETGGSFSPAQPNGLGYYGLIQFGPDVRTDLKISVKTLTNMSAVQQLDLVKKHFMKANRHKLMKSLTDMYLYINYPRPLLAGKNKPDDIVYEGGGKTSPYHANPSFMKEKGEYQNVFAYRTKKDGSFKTDKNGNKIPIRGFDDGKTYVWEVTEEINKHLTQGLDAKNLETNFACSIKKTETAKGLCPDCHKNHVDLSGSVDWISQFTQPRPNVACARTCVLILKKSGLSSTAGSSTKLFQVALENSVHNAINPTNDFQNGLNYLDKELDAGHPVMVGVDHKLNYGYNENTTDHFIVVIGRGCENGKNYYRFYDVGTRHKDKGASETNKLYITNGFLRGKTAYNGSTYTMTQVRRN, encoded by the coding sequence ATGAATACAGCATTAAAAGACAAATTATACAATATTACTTTTACTTTACATGATTTAACACATAAGCCAATTCCAAATTTATATTATGAAATTAAAAATGGTAAAGAGTTAGTAAAAAAGGGTAATACGAATGGACAAGGGGAAATTTCTCTTAAATATGTTGGAGGGAATACGCTAACTGTTTTTGTTCGTAAAGATATTGATAAAACTATGAAGAAAATTGGTGAAATACATACACCAAGTAAAAATATAAAAGTAAAGCTTATTAGTCCAAAAATGAAGTTTGATGTGACTTTATTGCCACATCAAGAGCAAGGTAAATATTGGAGAGGGACATATAAAGTTAAGAGTGGTGATACACTTTCTAAAATTGCAGAAGAACATCATACAACGGTTTCTGCTCTATTGGCTTTAAACCCAAATATTAAGTCTCCAAATAAAATTTATCAAAAACAAGAAATAGACATTGTAGAGGGAAATGCTGATGCAATAATAAAATTAGACGAAAACTCAACTGTGAAAGTTCCACCAGTGAAGAAAACGGGTACAGTTGCTCTAGATCGTAAAAATAAGTCTTCAGGTTCGAAGTCCTCAGCTTCAACAGATACAAAAAGTAAAACTATCGAGCAGAAAACTGCAAATACTCAACCTCAACCTCAACCTCAACCTCAACCTCAACCTCAACCTCAACCTCAACCTCAACCTCAACCTCAACCTCAACCTCAACCTCAACCTCAACCTCAACCTCAACCTCAACCTCAACCTCAACCTCAACCAAAGGCAATAGAATCTAAAAAAGAACTGACACCCCCTGTGTCACCTCAGCAAAAACCTGTACCACCTCCACCTCAAAAGATAGAGGTGCAACAGGAGCATAATGAAGATAAAAAGCCTGTAGCTGTAGCAAGCTTAAGTGGGTGTGTATGTAAGGATTATGGAATAGCATGGGGAAAAAGTGGAAAGTTTGTAAATTGTGAATTTAGAAAAAAGGTTATTCAAATTTGTAAGGACATGTGGCCAAATGATATTAAAAATATGGCGAATAATTTGATGGCATGTATGCACTTGGAAACTGGAGGATCATTTAGTCCAGCTCAACCTAATGGTTTGGGCTATTATGGTTTAATTCAATTTGGTCCAGATGTTCGTACAGACCTAAAAATTTCAGTAAAAACGCTTACAAATATGTCTGCTGTTCAGCAATTAGACCTTGTAAAAAAACATTTTATGAAAGCAAATCGTCATAAGTTGATGAAATCATTAACAGATATGTATTTGTATATAAATTATCCAAGACCATTGCTGGCAGGTAAAAACAAGCCTGATGATATTGTATATGAGGGTGGAGGGAAAACAAGTCCTTATCATGCAAACCCTTCTTTCATGAAAGAGAAAGGAGAATATCAAAATGTTTTTGCATACAGAACTAAGAAAGATGGTAGTTTTAAAACAGATAAAAATGGGAATAAAATTCCAATAAGAGGGTTTGATGATGGTAAAACTTATGTATGGGAAGTAACTGAGGAAATTAATAAGCATCTTACACAAGGGTTAGATGCTAAAAATTTAGAAACAAACTTTGCATGTTCTATAAAGAAAACAGAAACAGCAAAAGGCTTATGCCCTGATTGTCATAAGAATCATGTTGATTTAAGTGGATCTGTTGATTGGATTTCTCAATTTACACAACCAAGACCGAATGTTGCTTGTGCAAGAACTTGCGTACTGATTTTAAAAAAGAGTGGTTTAAGTTCAACTGCTGGTTCCTCTACAAAGTTATTCCAGGTTGCATTAGAAAATTCGGTTCATAATGCTATTAATCCAACAAATGATTTTCAAAATGGATTGAATTATTTAGATAAAGAGCTTGATGCAGGTCATCCTGTTATGGTGGGCGTGGATCATAAGCTAAACTATGGTTACAATGAAAACACAACTGATCATTTTATAGTAGTTATTGGTAGAGGTTGTGAGAATGGAAAAAATT
- a CDS encoding type VI secretion system Vgr family protein: MLKNINSLLESFGLSMQKRAIHVQFSNQNLNSSVFLQCIQGQHIINQGLKAELLCLSTNAHIPLKQFIGCQVAVDQVTDFGELYRTTGIITGASQGQSDGALTVYKLTLEDASTLWHKRRNSRVFMNKSVVEITEILFKEWQAKSALFASSLSLDSSGLKKEYDVRPFVMQANETDYDFLTRLWRSEGINWLVDEAARVVPVSAAQIQAQKLRLIDDNSQYEAMPRRSIRFHRSHATERFDTITNLIAQRSIQSTAIQVQRWQADSLLQDQGESVLSHHTHSDQQDNETLSLEQAWTISPAWTSDLKGEDQTTTSSSAQIEKLNNQLTQYQELQSKYFTATSSVRDAQVGYWFELKEHPEIDQHEGSDREFLILGKNFYNQNNLPKELQDQLSRILNLSYWNHLIKDQRQANELSLVRRGISIVPEYNPLDHRPSAFPQRAKVVGPQGETIYVDQWGRIKVRFLFTRTDDNAHDGGAGSNDNDTDSAWVDVLTSWAGEGYGTRFHPRIGEIVVIDFFDGNVDRPFVMGRLHEAERHQTMFDIKGQLPDTKKLSGIRSSEVGGSGFNQLRFDDTTGQISAQLQSSHAATQLNLGNLSHPKDKEVSDGRGEGFELRTDAYGAMRAGKGMLITTYAQENAIADHLEAAQAQSLLNQGAESMKALSVIAVKQQTDSLNVINRLPKLINSLELKGANEALQATVGLFKNAISSDPISALKSSGDFIDDIKSFGKDTQNIVSEFKDFFDDAKESVENLKDFIENIEEHGSDILKGKLSSFKDIKDKFDSNPLEALKDVGKVLGNVEIKDFDLTSVCGSFGKGSKLDVNPMQALSSLQGFMEGYTQGLETSSDDKKQEQGKIFRQALMLLASPNGIALTTPEDIILQASQDIAESSGASINLSAQKNIVAHAQDKLSLFAAQKGLSAYAAKGPLKVQAQDDLVEIIAKKVIKLISTEDKIELTSTKEIDLKAGGTQLIVNGSGVFIKTGGKFEVKSGQQVFMSGAKVSYEVPQLPNNVMYSNKLDVYDLFWDFDLPNLSYVAKFKDGRISRGSLDENGRTARIGSDSSEPAEVFVDTNTDWVVEIEEDDSEVESENQNI; encoded by the coding sequence ATGTTAAAAAATATTAATAGCTTACTTGAAAGCTTCGGCTTAAGTATGCAGAAACGTGCCATTCATGTGCAGTTTTCCAATCAGAATTTAAATAGCAGTGTATTTTTACAATGCATTCAAGGTCAGCACATTATCAATCAAGGCTTAAAAGCTGAGTTATTGTGTTTATCGACCAATGCGCATATTCCGTTAAAGCAATTCATTGGTTGCCAAGTTGCAGTCGATCAAGTGACTGATTTTGGTGAGTTATATCGTACGACAGGAATTATCACAGGGGCGAGTCAAGGGCAGAGCGATGGTGCATTGACGGTGTATAAGCTGACACTTGAGGATGCTTCTACACTTTGGCATAAACGTCGCAACAGCCGTGTGTTTATGAATAAAAGCGTGGTTGAAATTACCGAGATATTGTTTAAGGAATGGCAAGCGAAAAGTGCGTTGTTTGCTTCAAGTTTGAGTCTAGACAGTAGTGGTCTTAAAAAAGAGTATGATGTCCGCCCATTTGTCATGCAAGCTAATGAAACGGATTATGACTTTTTAACACGCCTCTGGCGTAGTGAGGGGATAAATTGGCTGGTCGATGAAGCGGCTAGAGTTGTTCCAGTTTCAGCCGCTCAAATTCAAGCGCAGAAATTACGCTTAATTGATGATAATTCTCAATATGAAGCGATGCCAAGACGCAGTATTCGTTTTCATCGCAGTCATGCAACTGAACGTTTTGATACCATTACCAATTTGATCGCACAACGTTCCATTCAATCTACCGCAATTCAAGTGCAACGCTGGCAAGCAGACAGTTTGTTGCAAGATCAAGGTGAGAGTGTATTAAGCCATCATACGCATAGTGATCAACAAGATAATGAAACCTTAAGTTTGGAACAAGCTTGGACCATTAGTCCTGCTTGGACAAGTGACTTAAAGGGTGAAGATCAGACTACGACTTCAAGTTCTGCACAAATTGAAAAGCTCAATAATCAACTTACGCAATATCAGGAATTGCAGTCTAAATATTTCACTGCGACCAGTTCAGTCCGCGATGCACAAGTCGGTTATTGGTTTGAACTCAAAGAACATCCTGAAATTGATCAACACGAAGGTTCAGATCGCGAATTTTTGATTTTAGGCAAAAATTTTTATAATCAAAATAATTTACCGAAAGAATTGCAAGATCAGCTCTCTAGGATTTTAAATTTAAGTTATTGGAATCACTTAATTAAAGATCAACGTCAAGCCAATGAGTTGTCTTTAGTTCGTCGCGGGATTTCGATTGTTCCTGAATATAATCCTTTAGACCATCGCCCATCGGCTTTCCCACAACGTGCCAAAGTCGTTGGACCTCAAGGCGAAACCATCTATGTGGATCAATGGGGACGAATCAAGGTTCGCTTCCTCTTTACCCGTACCGATGATAATGCCCATGATGGTGGTGCAGGTTCGAATGATAATGATACGGACTCGGCTTGGGTCGATGTGTTGACCTCTTGGGCAGGTGAGGGCTATGGAACACGTTTCCATCCGCGTATCGGTGAAATAGTCGTTATCGACTTTTTTGATGGCAATGTAGATCGTCCATTTGTGATGGGACGCTTACATGAAGCTGAACGTCATCAAACTATGTTCGATATCAAAGGACAGCTTCCTGATACCAAAAAACTCAGTGGTATTCGTTCTTCTGAAGTAGGTGGTTCTGGTTTTAACCAACTCCGTTTCGATGACACGACAGGGCAAATCAGTGCTCAGTTGCAAAGTAGCCATGCAGCGACACAGTTAAATCTAGGTAATTTAAGTCATCCTAAAGATAAAGAAGTCAGCGATGGTCGTGGCGAAGGTTTTGAACTCCGAACCGATGCTTATGGTGCAATGCGTGCAGGTAAAGGGATGCTGATTACCACCTATGCACAGGAAAATGCAATCGCGGATCATCTTGAAGCGGCACAGGCACAGTCCTTGCTCAATCAAGGTGCTGAAAGCATGAAAGCTTTGAGTGTAATTGCTGTTAAACAACAAACAGACTCTTTAAATGTGATCAATCGCCTACCTAAACTGATTAACTCTTTAGAACTAAAAGGTGCAAATGAAGCATTACAAGCAACCGTAGGTTTGTTTAAAAATGCGATTAGCTCTGACCCTATTTCTGCACTGAAAAGTAGTGGTGACTTCATTGATGATATTAAAAGCTTTGGCAAAGATACCCAAAATATTGTCAGTGAATTTAAAGACTTTTTTGATGATGCAAAAGAATCAGTCGAAAATTTAAAAGACTTTATTGAAAATATTGAAGAGCACGGCTCGGATATTTTAAAAGGGAAATTATCTAGCTTTAAAGACATAAAAGACAAGTTTGATTCTAATCCACTCGAAGCTTTAAAGGATGTTGGTAAAGTCTTGGGTAATGTTGAAATTAAAGATTTTGATTTAACCAGTGTGTGCGGATCGTTTGGTAAGGGTAGTAAGTTGGATGTCAATCCAATGCAAGCTTTAAGCTCTTTACAAGGTTTTATGGAAGGTTATACCCAAGGTCTTGAAACCAGTAGTGATGATAAAAAACAAGAACAAGGTAAAATTTTCCGTCAAGCATTGATGCTATTGGCTTCTCCAAACGGTATTGCTTTAACCACACCTGAAGACATTATTTTACAAGCTTCGCAAGACATTGCTGAGAGTTCTGGTGCTTCGATTAATTTGAGTGCGCAGAAGAATATTGTGGCGCATGCGCAAGATAAGCTGAGTTTGTTTGCTGCACAAAAGGGCTTGAGTGCTTATGCAGCAAAAGGTCCGTTAAAAGTTCAGGCTCAGGATGATTTGGTCGAGATTATTGCCAAAAAAGTGATTAAGCTGATTTCGACAGAAGATAAAATTGAGCTGACCAGTACCAAAGAGATTGATCTAAAAGCGGGTGGTACTCAGCTGATTGTGAATGGTAGCGGTGTCTTCATTAAAACGGGTGGCAAGTTTGAAGTGAAGAGTGGGCAGCAGGTGTTTATGAGTGGGGCGAAAGTATCTTATGAGGTTCCTCAGCTACCAAATAATGTGATGTATAGTAATAAGTTGGATGTTTATGATTTGTTCTGGGATTTTGATTTACCAAATTTATCTTATGTAGCTAAGTTTAAAGATGGAAGAATTTCAAGAGGTTCATTAGATGAAAATGGTCGAACTGCACGAATTGGTTCTGACTCTTCTGAGCCAGCAGAAGTATTTGTAGATACTAATACTGACTGGGTGGTAGAAATTGAAGAAGATGATTCAGAGGTTGAATCTGAAAATCAAAACATTTAA